A genomic segment from Salvia splendens isolate huo1 chromosome 13, SspV2, whole genome shotgun sequence encodes:
- the LOC121761337 gene encoding protein CUP-SHAPED COTYLEDON 3-like produces MGLRDIGETLPPGFKFYPSDEELVCHYLYKKISNEQVQGTLVEIDLHVCEPWQLPDVAKLNCQEWYFFSFRDRKYATGFRSNRATTAGYWKATGKDRTVLDPRTKGVIGMRKTLVFYKNRAPNGTKTGWIMHEFRLENPHVPPKEDWVLCRVFYKSRSENNNNLMSPHNFEDNLTISSTNNESVNITHQHHIGNPNPNPSTSLGLDFDLSRDHHMNHHPYCSSSHDCIHNKLGDQSTRCEDDYGFLFDFDGSSLEDMRFVDDSSLVFI; encoded by the exons ATGGGACTACGAGACATTGGAGAGACGCTACCACCGGGTTTCAAGTTTTATCCGAGCGACGAGGAGCTTGTTTGTCATTATCTCTACAAAAAGATCAGTAATGAACAAGTTCAAGGCACTTTGGTTGAAATCGATCTCCATGTTTGCGAGCCATGGCAGCTTCCAG ATGTGGCTAAATTGAACTGCCAGGAGTGGTACTTCTTTAGCTTCCGGGATCGGAAGTATGCGACCGGCTTTAGATCCAACCGTGCCACCACCGCCGGCTATTGGAAGGCTACGGGGAAAGATCGGACGGTGCTTGATCCCCGGACAAAGGGCGTCATCGGGATGAGGAAAACTTTGGTATTTTACAAAAATAGAGCTCCTAATGGGACCAAAACTGGATGGATTATGCACGAATTTCGCCTTGAAAACCCACATGTACCACCTAAG GAAGATTGGGTCCTATGCAGAGTGTTCTACAAATCAAGAAGTGAAAATAACAACAATCTCATGAGCCCACATAATTTCGAGGATAATTTGACTATTTCTTCCACAAATAATGAAAGTGTCAACATTACCCACCAACACCACATAggcaaccctaaccctaaccctagcacCTCTCTCGGGCTCGATTTCGACCTATCTCGTGACCATCACATGAACCACCATCCTTATTGCTCGAGCTCTCATGACTGTATCCACAACAAATTGGGTGATCAGTCTACAAGGTGTGAGGATGACTACGGATTCTTGTTCGATTTCGATGGCTCGAGCCTTGAAGATATGCGGTTTGTTGATGATAGTAGCTTAGTTTTCATATAA